One Stigmatella aurantiaca genomic region harbors:
- a CDS encoding WGR domain-containing protein: MPRYEFKEGSSSKFWEITLSGSSFTTRWGRIGTEGQEKTQHFDSSAEARKEHDKLIREKEKKGYEPAGDAGAEAGDGEATPSATNPALEAAILADPDNVEAYLAYGTWLSEQGDPRGELIALQHALSQASGTEASNLKRKLTVHLKTHQELFLGELAEAVEDEELSVEWHLGFIRSARVAKKDYDSTRDIPDTALELLTHPSAKFLRGLTIGMAEFDGENVYDSVIEKLAEAGGSKTIQDLFIGDFQYPDEMEISWSHLNDVSPLLQVLPALRTLRLRGASLELGKLHLPELREFTVETGGLPLSAVKSIVTAKWPKLERLEIWFGSENYGAEGGVKDIRPLLEGKGVPNLKRLGLRNSEFTDALCEALPTAKVLPQLETLDLSMGTMSDKGAGVLAEHAAAFSHLRELDVTENTLTPAGQKLVAKLAGTVSAGNQREYDEEYRYAAVGE; the protein is encoded by the coding sequence ATGCCGCGGTACGAGTTCAAGGAAGGCAGTTCCAGCAAGTTCTGGGAGATCACCCTCTCCGGCAGCTCCTTCACCACCCGCTGGGGCCGCATCGGCACCGAGGGGCAGGAGAAGACCCAGCACTTCGACTCTTCAGCGGAGGCGCGAAAGGAGCACGACAAGCTCATCCGCGAGAAGGAAAAGAAGGGCTACGAGCCTGCGGGGGACGCCGGAGCGGAGGCCGGTGACGGCGAGGCCACCCCGTCCGCCACCAACCCGGCGCTGGAGGCCGCGATCCTCGCGGATCCGGACAACGTCGAGGCGTATCTCGCCTACGGCACCTGGCTGAGCGAGCAAGGCGATCCGCGAGGCGAGCTCATCGCCCTGCAGCACGCGCTGTCCCAGGCGAGCGGCACGGAGGCCAGCAACCTCAAGCGCAAGCTCACCGTGCACCTCAAGACCCACCAGGAGCTCTTCCTGGGAGAACTGGCGGAGGCGGTGGAGGACGAGGAGCTCTCGGTGGAGTGGCACCTGGGCTTCATCCGCTCCGCGCGCGTGGCCAAGAAGGACTACGACTCCACCCGGGACATTCCCGACACCGCGCTGGAGCTGCTCACGCACCCCTCGGCGAAGTTCCTCCGGGGGCTCACCATCGGCATGGCGGAGTTCGATGGTGAGAACGTCTACGACAGCGTCATCGAGAAGCTCGCCGAGGCCGGTGGCTCGAAGACGATCCAGGATCTGTTCATCGGAGACTTCCAGTACCCGGACGAGATGGAGATCTCCTGGTCCCACCTGAACGACGTGTCGCCCCTGCTCCAGGTGTTGCCGGCCCTGCGCACGCTGCGGCTGCGGGGCGCTTCGCTGGAGCTGGGGAAGCTCCACCTGCCCGAGCTGCGTGAGTTCACGGTGGAGACCGGTGGCCTGCCCCTGTCCGCGGTGAAGTCCATCGTCACGGCGAAGTGGCCCAAGCTGGAGCGGCTGGAGATCTGGTTTGGCAGCGAGAACTACGGCGCGGAAGGGGGCGTGAAGGACATCCGGCCCCTGCTCGAAGGCAAGGGCGTGCCGAACCTGAAGCGGCTGGGCCTGCGCAACTCGGAGTTCACGGACGCGCTGTGCGAGGCGCTGCCCACCGCGAAGGTGCTCCCGCAGCTGGAAACGCTGGACCTGTCCATGGGCACGATGTCCGACAAGGGCGCTGGTGTCCTGGCGGAGCACGCGGCGGCCTTCTCCCACCTGCGGGAGCTGGACGTCACGGAGAACACCCTCACCCCGGCGGGGCAGAAGCTCGTCGCGAAGCTGGCAGGCACCGTCAGCGCGGGCAACCAGCGCGAGTACGACGAGGAATACCGCTATGCGGCGGTAGGCGAGTAG